A segment of the Lolium perenne isolate Kyuss_39 chromosome 3, Kyuss_2.0, whole genome shotgun sequence genome:
CGAACCTTCCTCCAAGTGCGCCAAGAACAAGAATGCACAGCTGCAGTCAGACAAAACATCTGTAAAGCTGGTGTTACATAAACTTATCTAGAGTAAACAATGATAATAGATGATTTGATTAATTGATGTTCAGTACATTAGAATTGTCGGGGTCAGGTGGATTTGTGGTGATGAACGATATGCATTTGTGCAGGTCTGTAGTGTCCTGATCATGCGATTCATCGATTATTTTGGCACCCTGCAATTGGTCAAAGAAGGTTGTTACTACATCATTTTGTTGCAAGTCAGCAAAAGGACTTCCAATGTCAAGGCCTCAATGGCTAATTTTAACAAAGAAAAATTCATATACAGAATACAAATATCCAGAACAAAGGGACAGGCATAGCGACATAGCGTTGAACTTTGTATCGCCTCTCTCAAAAGAGTAAGGAAAAAAGCAAGAGACAGGTCAAATCAAATATGCACATACAATAAGTTTACAGTGGTGCCACTCCAAAACATGTCCATGTACAAAGTGGTGCACCACTGGGGGTATGACTGACCATGCCAAATACAATTAAACAAGGAATAATTTCCCTTTCTGGTTTTCTTGGAGGATTTGAAAATAATTACAGGCCTATTTATTGTAATTATTTCAGCACTTTGATTTCACACAGGAAAATAGATTTATTTCCCACATTGCTGTCATTGAAAAGAGTCATCTAGCTAGAATACATGAAGTACTGAACTTCTGATATTCAATTATAGTAGTAGCTAACAGCATTCAATGGTCCAAAAGAGAACAAACATATTCATGTGGACCAAGATGGCCTCTAGCTAATAGACATGAAGTTCTGATATCCAATTATGGCTAACAGCATGCAATGGACCAAAAGAGAAGAAACATATTCACGTGGACCAGGATGGCCAACATAATGACAACTTTCTGCTTGTTTATTTTCGCGATGCATGATATCTTTCTCAATAACATGGTTGTATGCATTATGATTGTTGGTTCAGTTATCCAGCCTCAGCGTCTCATTCTCAGCAAGGTAATGCAAAAAAGGAGTTTAAAAGCAGTTACCAGATTGGAATAGTATTCCTTCACTTCTGGCCTTATAGAGTCCATATCTCCCTTGATAGCATCGGGCTTGTACCTGCAGGAAGGTAAGGACaagtcaatgaaatcatcacatACACACACCCAACAAATAAAACTGTATTAAACCTATTTCCCGACTACCAATAAACAAGTTTTTAAATTTCTTACCAACTATGTTgacatggtgaacaaataaatatGTTCCTTTGATGGATACAGGTTGCTTAAAATGATCATAAATAATGCATGATGTTTCTGCTGATAACTATGCATAGTAGTTCAGTGCCATTATATGCATTAATCTGACAATCCCTCTGGTAAGAACCGCTTTCTTTCAGAAACAACTGTCCATCATTACATATATAAATGCATGGATAACCCAAGCAGAGTTGAACTGTAATACAGTagtatttttcaatttttatgaatTGAAAATGTGCATTAGCTATTTAAAAATGGCAGGGACTACATCCAATGCAAATAGCGAAGATTTGTTACTTCCCCGGTTTGTAAATACTAAATACAAGTCCCAAAATGGCTTATGTTTAGGAGGGAATAGACTGATAGTGAAGTACTGAACCTTTCTTGGCTCAAAATACTCTGATATTTTTTCTTGAACACATGCACGCAAAGCATTTGGGTTGGCTTGGAGTTTTTCACTAAGCAGTTATGTTACCAATTACAATGCACTGCAAAAACAAAAGGGAGCCGCACACCATGCCAAAAGAAAGCACGGCGAGAAGCAGCACTACGGGAAAGGAACCCGGGTTCAACCAAGGGCATGCCAACATTTACTCTCTGCTTCCACACAAGAGCAAGGCGTAGAGGTAAAATAAGATTGAGTGGTATCCCCGGTGCATTCCAACAAGCACGTGATGTGCACTACTAATGTTTAGAGAGTCGGAGTCAAACAGAAACAGAGGGGCCAAGCGTAAGCAGAGGACCAGAGGAGCATGGAAGTAATTAAAGGAGAAGCAGGCAGGAGGGAGAGTTTGAATCACCTCTCGCGGATCTCGTCGGGGTCCTCGCCCGGGAGCAGGTCCGGCATGCCGTCGAACACCCGGTTGGCGCCCCCGTCGGCGCACACCCGCAGCTGCGCTGCTCAGGGAACGAGGCGACATCAGTTTCGCGCGGGATGGAGAGAGAAGAGCGAAGAATAATGGCAGGGAAAGGTGGGGAGGGGGAGGTAGAGGAAGCATTCGTTACCGCGGGTCCAGACGAGGGGCGCGAAGCGGGGGAGGCGCTGGTTGAGGACGACGACGGCGTAGGAGACGGCGTCGGCGGGGTCGGCGGGCGGGGGcggaggggaggggaggaggaaggaggaggagtgAGTCATCGTCGGGAGCGGCATGGCGGGCGGTCGTCGGGGAGGTGGCGTGGCGGGGACGGCGGGGTCGGTGGGGAGCTGAAGAGAGGAGAAGAGAAAGGCAACAGGAGATGCGAGAAGGACGTGTACTTGTGTTGTTGGGCAGAAAGTTTGGAGCGCGTGGAGGCTCTTGGCTTTGTGGAGAGGAGAGGAGGTAGTTGAGACGAAGGGTGGTAGACGTGGCCCGCGCGTGCGCCGTAGATCCGGAGAATCGGGAATAGCTTGAAAGAGAAAGGGTTGACAACCAACCATGCACCCAAGCCccacgagagttcgacccctagatTTAATACTTTAATATCTCATAAAAGCGAATTATTCTTTCTCGTAGATTTGCGCTGTCAATAGGACGTACACAGCCAAGGAAACATACCGGCTACTGTGCTAGGGAGAGGTGGATTTTAAGATGCATGAGCCGCTTTGGCGCTCCATTGCGGCGCTCAAATGTAAAATCTTCTGCTGGCTAGCGCTAAGGTACCAGCTCTGGACTTTGGACAGGCGGCGATGGCACGGTTTGCAGGAGCATACGTCTATTTGCTTCACATGTCCGCAAGAGGTGGACTCGGTAGATCAAATCCTGATGCAGTGCCCGTACGCTCATCAGACTTGGTTCGGGTGTTTGAAGGCAGCAGGGCTGAACATCCTGGAGCCGACACTGGATAGCTCGCTCCAGGCCTGGTGGGATGCTGCGAGGGAGTTCGTGCACAAAAAGGACATGCGAGGTTTCGATTCCTTGGTCATTCTCACGTCATGGATGCTTTGGAAACAAAGAAACGCGAGAGTTTTCAACAACGCTGCTCAACAATTCAATGTGCAACAGCTAGTGGCAAGAATTAAGGAGGAGTTTGCCCCGTGGAAGTTGGCCAAAGTGGGAGAAAGAGCAAGGATGTCGCGAGAGTAGGGCTAGCGTGTGTGTGGGGAGTCGTCGGCTTCGATGTTCGCATCTTAGTGTCGGTTCTTGTAAAAACATTTGCTCTCCTTCTATAAGGATTTGGTGTGTACCCTCGAAAAAAGGCGCAATATTCTTtaatgggaggcgacgttcccgtcgacaacgAGGCGCATGTGGTGACTTTGTCAAGATCAAGACCCGTCGGATCAAGTTCATGAACCAGTTTCTCGGAAgtactcataggggtagggtgtgcatgCGTGCATTTGTGAACGTCTGCATCTGTactatgtttcgcaaaaaaaggGTTCTAGGCTATTTGGTTGGACCTGTGTGTTCGCAATGTTCTCTCGCGTCAACTCCACGTGGTCATGTTTAATTGACGCATCGTTACTACATACATAGTTTCTTCCTCTATGCCTAGACCTTGTCAATTTAGAACGATCCGAGGGAGTGGGAATGTAAAAATTGGCAGTTTTGTTGCCACCCGTTTTTTGTGGTCTTGTACCACGAACTTTAAAGCACCATCTTGCATGTCTTGGGGAAAAGTTCGAATGAATCGTTTTCGCTGGGACAACGATGGCTCCCAAGTGCTCACACCTATATGCTTGGATATCCGGAAAAGTCCGGTTTGAACCTGGGTGCATGTGAATCCTAGTTGGAAATGCATTttccaaatgttaaaaaattctgaaataaaaatattcgggtacgtacgcatgttccatgtgtgcgtagaaagttttcgcggagaaaccacttttttatttcagaatctaaaaaagacaaaatacgtcacatatatactgctacatagccctgcaaaatttcacttttttgccgagacaaaataaaatattttttcgtcacgaaactcatttccagggcacatatttgagatcatctgggaaatcattttgtgtttcgatttttaaaacatgttttGAGATCACAAACGGAACTTTTCAAAAAGTGGGTTCACATGCCCCCATGTTCCATATATGCAGTCTCTGgatatccttgctttaccttgtcTATTCCAtgtttgtttcctaaagatattgggggaactTCTCATAtattttatgcactttgcttttaaacgcaaattctccaaatgCATACATTATGAGGAGCTTGTCTAATATCTTCTATGGAAACAGTTTTTTAAGCTCATCATAATACCTTTATTTGACTCTAGCTTGGTTTGTCATCGTTAACAAAAAAggcggagattgtaagggtattttacccttaaccaTTATTTTTGCTAACAATGATACTGGAGCTATTGTGCGAactaattatttctctaagtgtaTACACAAGTTTAGTCCGCATTTGTGATTGGAAGGTGGTGTGAGACCCCGCATTTGATGTCCACAAGAATTGACGTGTTTTGGCTATTTTCTctatgaaagtatagagatggtaaacctagaggggggggggggtgaataggtttctacagattttaattctttctttgcaatattaggctttgcgaaatataaaggtgagcctaatgcaaactaggtgaagcaacctatatgaggatacaactaactcgagcacgaaggctctcacagacagttaaatcacaagtaaggagttcggttagagataaccgatagcacgcggagacgaggatgtattcccgtgttcccttcctttgcaagaaggtacgtcacgtttggaggggtggaggtcccacgaaggattccccacgccacgaaggctcaccctattctccggagcctatcccacgaaggaatagctcgctcacttgtggtagactttgaggtagcctccaaaccttcacaatcttgcccggagcaaatccacagcccggatgcttccggactcctcttgcccacctagggtttccaaggaaccctaggaagcaagcttctcgatgaatacaagggggaatgagatttggcttggtagaactgtagatcgggtcctcctctaacgtttccccggagggatttgagtttgggtggaggaggagggagatcggaggcttttggtgtttctagtaatggagtaaaagagagagagctcaagaacagcttgtagtgtagtgcctaactgttcagaggtaggagaaggcctatttatagtgttcttcgaaatatggccgttggtcacttgccacctcatcgtttctcccgacaaacccggtcaaccggaccactgACTGGACTGtccggtgcagaggccggtcggaccgggccagggaccggacctgCTGGTCCAGACCGGACGGTAGACCGGATCCCGACCGGGGGACACTTTGCCTcgtccaggagctcctccggttggcgcccggttggcgcccggtcgaccggaccgcacgccgggcccgccggtctggaggccggcagaccgggtgacataggcatccccaatgggcatgccgaagatagtacccggggtttactgaaggcccacgactcgaagaataagaagaatcggaagcccaagttgttattaaggaaagctagagttgtattaggagataatatttgtaatcttgcgggatgagttggaaaccctcccggactctgtaacttgtacaatacgaaaccctcggctccacctcctatataagggggagtcgagggacaaagaaagcatcgaatcattgtctcacaaaccctagttttcacaatcgtcgagtacttttcggctgaaaccttcgagatctacttgccctctacttccaactaaaccctaatctacaacccgtaggcattgacaagttaatcccttgtcaattggcgccgtctgtgggaattagaggcgtcaaggatctgatctcgatggcacgttcaagatcgtcgacttcatcaactgcaagcaacgcgatggatcgaggtaaacagatcgcaactggtcctgtcgattttgttcctcacccgccctcccgtttggatgcatatgcgtatctggaggagcctatggagatgacgttcggaagattccactttcgcgtcgagaaagagggagcgtatcgtctcgaaattccgatctcgtcgggattgtcggcggttgattccgatttttcgaactcaacatcgtcaatcgagtcaagcGAAgaagagacttcatcgccacgcttcatcagcaccagggcaagcgaaaagctcgccaagatcttcagcgacatgtccttcgagtcatccgcggactcctatataagcgatgactcgagcagtgtcgacagcttcaacttcatcgacaaatccactacagtgggcaaggtcttcaccaatctttatgatggtgtcaccaaacccagcacagatctgaatacaaagtaccatcagatttatgtcatcggagagccaagccgcgatcaggaggaaacatctgaggctttcgacgatttgggaaatccatacgtcgatccctctgatttacgacgaggtctaggcaacaaatatgttggacctgagcctcgtgatagagttcaactcccgcaagcagcatgggatagagccacaagagctatggatggctcagaaccaatggctacaacagccacaccacaagagttgcaagcatatcaatataggctcgcacgagctgcaagggaattggaaaaacagacagctgctctgaacagaagaaaggaggcagcctccgcatcaagcaggcgaagagcggagttaagccgacaatctggaacttcgggagatagccacagggaagctcggaacagagcaagatcaaggttgcaaaacatacctgaaggagaaagagagcacttggttcaaaacctcgacgtgtcttttatgtcgatagacacgagagggaacatcatccccaaaacaccagaagctgggtatatggcgacacaggcttttatccttgcatccaggccacctccaggagatccaatggaggcactgtacaacatggcaatggcaggagttggagccatgggaacggcgtttgcatcaacacctcccgaaggaacagcaaggcaaaatagtccacgacctgcggcagcagcagctcccgaaggaacaagtgagcaagagacacagcagcacaagcaagggtggacagagcacgacaaagtagaagggaacatcggcattccccagaactaaacgacgaggatatgtgcggattgccatgcttcacgaggagagtccgaaaaactcgagtcccttcgggatttaagttgcctgataacttcaagaaattcgacggcctgcaagatccagaggattggctagttgattacctcgatacggtgaagctcacaggagggaccagagcaacagctatgcaaagcatccaggtgcatttgagtggagccgcgcgatcttggataaagaaacttcctccaggatctatcgacagctgggatagcttcgaggacgtattcgtcaagaatttccggtccacctgcaaaaaacctgcatcgctagaggaattgagggcgtgtcgacaaaagccagacgaaccaatgagaaaatacatccaaaggtggaatatcattaaaaactcggcagagaatatatctgacgagagagcaatagatgcgtttgtcgcaggaatcaggcgaggagattttgtcgaggatttggggaggaccaatccaaagacagtatccgcattaatggagatagcaaacagatgggcagatggagaagatgctgttcacaacaaacggcataggtcaccagaggaggaccgtggccgaaattatcaaagtaggcgacgatttcctcggcagtactcaagTTATGATGCTCgtgggcaaatttcggctggcttccgagcaagcgccggaggaaacaacagagatgattaccataggagcaacgagcagcgaggcgacaatagagatgactctcgaaacaacaggcaaaataccgggtcaaggttccagagaccttttgtgtcccccgaagagatgatgaacgggccatgtcagatgcatttttatctcgacaataacggaaaaaagacagtcaggacacttgcaaaaggattgccgaaatttccaggcaatgttaaggtgggcaaggcatgctaatgctcaggcagcgcacagaaatcctcaaggacccaggagtgagattcagttGCCACCTCCttccgcgattacggacgaaaatcgacatcagcttagaatagcggcagcacctgcaccaccgccttatgttgatcccaactctaacggagcggtctcgatgattcagaaaggcaggccatccaatagagctcagaaagtaatctcgcgacaggtgttcatggcagaaaagatgcctccaccaacagtcgagtatcttaactggtcagggcaagatattggcttcacaatagcggatcatccacagcaagttcctcgaccagggcaatcagcacttatcttaccagcagtaattgcaggattcgacgtatctcgagtgttcatagatggtggcagcagtttaaaccttatgtatgcagatacactaaggaagatgaacatatccctagcaaacctaaaaccaactgacacgcgaTTCCAtgatatcacaccggagaagccaagttatccgctggggaagattaatctcgacgttcagtttgggacccgagaaaactacagaatagagaggctggaattcgaagtcgtggatttcccatcacagtaccacgctttgttgggatgcccagcatatgctaggtttatggcggtaccacattacacgtacctgttgtggaggatgcctggacctaagggaccaatcacagtcaaagggagctttgcgctagccgataagtgcgataaggattttcatcgattgtcagaaactttcgggatgcaagcagaatacatggcgtcaagactcacgactgactatgatgtgctgccagatgtaggaaggccaaacaaagaatcaactttcaacactgagaaaaattctaaggaggtgcagattgatgtctacgggtgcttctattcttgtagacagtgttgggcctccaagagcagaggtttgtagaacagcagcaagtttcccttaaatggatcacccaaggtttatcgaactcagggaggaagaggtcaaagatatccctctcatgcaaccctgcaaccacaaagcaagaagtctcttgtgtccccaacacacctaataggtgcactagttcggcgaagagatagtgaaatacaagtggtatgaatgtatatgagcagtagtaacggcgcttgAGAAAAGTGctatttggcgtgtagttgatggtggtaatattgcgaggCGGTAGAAAacgataaaacagtaaacaagcagcgatagcagtatttaggaacaaggcctagggatcatactttcactagtggacactctcaacattgatcacataacagaataaatagatagatgctagactctacactctcttgttggatgatgaacaccactaactgtgtaggattacacgaaccctcaatgccggagttaacaagctccacaatattcgatgttcatatttaaataaccttagagtgcatgatagatcaacataaccaaaccaagtactaacatagcatgcacactgtcaccttcacactacgaaaggaggaatagatcacatcaataccatcatagtaatagttaacttcataatctacaagagatcacaatcatagcctacgccaagtactacacgatgcacacactgtcaccattacaccgtgcaggaggaataaactactttaataacatcactagagtagcacacagataaattgtgatacaaaacacattgcaatcataaagggatataaataagcacttcattatgccattcataacaatgaataagtattctgtgaaatatagcctaagagacccacacggtgcacacactgtcacctttacacacgtgggacaaggagtttccggagatcacataagtaaaatccacttgactagcataatgacatctagattacaagcatcatcatatgaatctcaatcatgtaaggcagctcatgagattattgtattaaagtacataggagagagatgaaccacatagctaccggtacagccccgagcctcgatggagaactactccctcctcatgggagacaacagtgttgatgaagatggcggtggagatggcagcggtgtcgatggagaagccttccgggggcacttccccgtcccggcggcgtgccggaacagagaccttgtcccccagatcttggcttcgcgatggcggcggctctggaaggtttctcgtaccgtggctttttccgtatcgaagatttaggtcagggacctttatataggcgaagaggcggagtcggagggtagacgaggcggcgacacagtaaggcggcgcggccaaggcctgggccgcgccggcctatcatctggtgggcctgtggcccccctctggcgactctcgggtgttctggaagcttcatgcaatcctaagatgctgggcgttgatttcgtccgattccgagaatatttccttactaggatttctgaaaccaaaaacagcgagaaaacgaggcggcccttcggcatcttgtcaataggttagttccggaaaacgcataaatatgacataaagtatgcataaaacatgtagatatcatcaataatgtggcatggaacataagaaattatcgatacgtcggagacgtatcagcatccccaagcttagtttctgctcatcccgagcaggtaaacgataacaaagataatttctggagtgacatgccatcataaccttgatcatactattgtaagcatatgtaatgaatgcagcgatcaaaacaatggtgaatgacatgagtaaacaaatgaatcatatggcaaagacttttcatgaatagt
Coding sequences within it:
- the LOC127345520 gene encoding thiamine pyrophosphokinase 1 → MPLPTMTHSSSFLLPSPPPPPADPADAVSYAVVVLNQRLPRFAPLVWTRAQLRVCADGGANRVFDGMPDLLPGEDPDEIRERYKPDAIKGDMDSIRPEVKEYYSNLGAKIIDESHDQDTTDLHKCISFITTNPPDPDNSNLCILVLGALGGRFDHEMGNINVLYRFSSIKIILLSDDSSIFLLPKTHSHEIHVDPSIEGPHCGLIPMGAPSSSTTTTGLRWNLDNTSMSYGGLVSTSNIVDEEKVTVTSDSELIWTISLRKHA